A genomic region of Planococcus kocurii contains the following coding sequences:
- a CDS encoding nucleotide sugar dehydrogenase, whose translation MNKLEELEALLISKLNNKNATIGVVGLGYVGLPLAVEKAKAGFNIIGFDIQEEKVKSVNNGINYIGDVLPADLESLVSAGKLKATSDYSFIKEVDAVAICVPTPLDIYKQPNMSYVESSARAIAANFTKGTLIVLESTTYPGTTEELIKPILEESGMICGEDFFLAYSPERVDPGNKDFNTKNTPKVVGGITTNCTKVAAAMYRAVLDGDVHEVSSPAVAEMEKLLENTFRNINVALANEMAILCHKMGIDVWEVIDAAATKPYGFMPFYPGPGLGGHCIPIDPWYLTWKAREYNYHTKLIETAGEINDSMPDFVVQRCAEILNIQGKALNGSKIIVLGVAYKKDIDDYRESPVLPILDRLTNSGSNWEVVDPCIPNFKLHGNIINTIDLNKDNIKDADLILIATNHSDFNYERILSLNIPLLDTRNSYDNLIKDQYYKL comes from the coding sequence ATGAATAAATTAGAGGAACTAGAAGCATTACTTATAAGCAAACTGAATAATAAAAATGCAACAATCGGAGTTGTAGGACTTGGTTATGTTGGTTTACCACTCGCTGTTGAAAAAGCTAAAGCAGGCTTCAATATAATCGGTTTCGATATACAAGAAGAAAAAGTTAAAAGTGTAAATAATGGCATTAATTATATTGGAGATGTATTACCTGCAGATTTGGAGTCCTTAGTATCAGCAGGGAAGCTAAAAGCAACTTCTGATTATTCTTTTATTAAAGAAGTGGACGCAGTAGCGATTTGTGTTCCAACGCCATTAGATATTTATAAACAACCTAATATGTCATACGTAGAAAGTTCTGCTAGAGCAATTGCTGCTAATTTCACTAAAGGAACATTAATTGTTTTAGAAAGCACTACATATCCAGGGACTACGGAAGAACTGATTAAACCCATTTTAGAAGAGTCGGGAATGATTTGTGGGGAAGACTTTTTCTTAGCTTACTCGCCGGAACGTGTTGATCCTGGTAATAAAGATTTTAATACAAAGAACACGCCTAAAGTAGTAGGCGGAATAACTACTAATTGTACGAAGGTAGCGGCTGCCATGTATAGAGCAGTCCTTGATGGCGACGTACATGAAGTATCAAGTCCAGCTGTTGCGGAAATGGAAAAATTATTAGAAAACACTTTTAGAAATATTAACGTAGCACTGGCAAATGAAATGGCGATACTATGTCATAAGATGGGCATAGACGTATGGGAAGTAATTGATGCGGCAGCTACTAAACCATACGGCTTTATGCCTTTTTATCCTGGCCCAGGATTAGGTGGGCATTGTATTCCTATTGATCCTTGGTACTTAACTTGGAAAGCGCGTGAATATAATTATCATACCAAATTAATTGAAACTGCCGGTGAAATTAATGATAGTATGCCTGATTTTGTTGTCCAGCGTTGTGCAGAAATATTAAACATTCAAGGGAAGGCTTTAAATGGGTCAAAAATTATAGTTCTAGGAGTAGCTTACAAAAAAGATATTGATGATTATAGAGAATCCCCGGTATTACCAATTTTAGATAGACTTACAAACTCTGGCTCGAATTGGGAAGTTGTAGATCCGTGTATTCCTAATTTTAAGCTACACGGAAATATAATTAATACAATAGATTTAAATAAAGATAATATAAAAGACGCAGATTTAATATTAATTGCTACAAATCATAGTGATTTCAATTATGAACGAATCTTATCTTTGAATATTCCTCTCTTAGATACAAGAAACTCTTATGATAATTTAATTAAAGACCAATATTATAAATTGTGA
- a CDS encoding N-acetyltransferase, with translation MDPFIHESSYIDSNVQIGKDTKVWHFSHIHSGAKIGGNCSIGQNVNISNNVLIGTGVKIQNNVSVYEGVELEDYVFCGPSMVFTNDLTPRSKYPKGKEGYKQTLVKYGASIGANATIVCGNVIGKWAMVASGAVVTKHVLDHALMAGIPAKKIGWVCECGNVLKKDLSCLECKREYKISENGLIEL, from the coding sequence ATGGATCCGTTTATTCATGAAAGTAGTTATATAGATAGTAATGTTCAAATAGGTAAGGATACAAAAGTTTGGCATTTTAGTCATATTCATAGTGGGGCTAAAATAGGTGGAAATTGCTCAATAGGTCAAAACGTAAATATTTCAAATAACGTTTTGATTGGTACCGGAGTAAAAATTCAAAATAATGTTTCGGTGTATGAAGGCGTTGAATTAGAAGATTACGTTTTTTGCGGTCCTTCAATGGTTTTTACAAATGACTTAACACCTAGATCTAAATATCCTAAAGGAAAAGAAGGTTATAAACAGACTTTAGTTAAATATGGGGCATCTATCGGAGCAAATGCAACTATAGTCTGCGGCAACGTGATTGGTAAATGGGCAATGGTCGCATCTGGCGCTGTAGTGACTAAACATGTCCTTGATCATGCTCTAATGGCTGGTATACCTGCAAAAAAAATAGGTTGGGTATGTGAATGCGGTAATGTACTGAAAAAAGATTTGTCATGTCTTGAATGCAAGAGAGAGTATAAAATTTCGGAAAATGGGTTAATAGAACTTTAG
- a CDS encoding DegT/DnrJ/EryC1/StrS family aminotransferase: MEFRDLKSQYKRYKTEIDNAVQNVLNTGNFIGGSEIEELETKLSEYVGVKHCITCANGTEAMTLLLMAWDIKEGDAVFVPDFTFFSTGEIVSFKGATPIFVDVERDTFNMDPRKLEQSIQKVLNEGILIPKVIIPVDLFGLPANYLEIMNIAEKYKLKVLEDGAQGFGGSIEGRKACSFGDAATTSFFPAKPLGCYGDGGAIFTSDDNLARLLKSLKVHGKGEDKYDNVRIGLNSRLDTVQAAILLVKLKAFEEHEVEDVNRVAKIFNENLNKVVEIPIIPDGYYSSYAQYTIKLKNKNQRDGLQELLKENEIPSMVYYAKPMHKQGAFSTLNYRDTEFEISNSLCETVLSLPMHPYLREDEVTNICKFIKEYIGNISR, translated from the coding sequence ATGGAGTTTAGAGATTTAAAAAGTCAGTATAAAAGATACAAAACTGAAATCGATAATGCTGTTCAAAATGTATTAAACACTGGGAACTTTATTGGCGGTTCTGAAATTGAGGAACTAGAAACTAAATTAAGTGAATATGTGGGAGTAAAACATTGTATAACATGTGCTAACGGCACTGAGGCTATGACATTATTGCTAATGGCATGGGATATAAAAGAAGGTGACGCAGTGTTTGTGCCTGATTTCACCTTTTTCTCTACAGGAGAGATAGTTTCATTTAAAGGAGCTACTCCAATATTTGTTGATGTTGAAAGAGATACATTTAATATGGATCCTCGGAAGTTGGAGCAATCGATTCAAAAAGTACTTAATGAAGGTATACTAATACCTAAAGTAATTATTCCGGTTGATTTGTTTGGATTACCTGCTAATTATTTAGAGATAATGAACATCGCTGAAAAGTACAAACTCAAAGTACTTGAAGATGGAGCGCAAGGCTTTGGTGGTAGTATTGAAGGGAGAAAAGCCTGCAGTTTTGGTGATGCCGCAACAACTTCATTCTTTCCGGCAAAACCTCTTGGCTGCTATGGTGATGGTGGAGCAATTTTTACTAGCGATGATAATTTAGCCAGGCTGCTCAAATCACTCAAGGTACATGGTAAAGGAGAAGATAAGTACGATAATGTAAGGATAGGATTAAATTCAAGATTAGATACTGTTCAAGCAGCTATATTATTAGTTAAATTAAAAGCATTTGAAGAGCATGAAGTAGAAGATGTTAATAGAGTTGCTAAAATATTTAATGAAAATCTTAACAAAGTAGTAGAGATACCTATTATTCCAGATGGTTATTATTCAAGTTATGCCCAATATACAATTAAGCTAAAGAATAAAAATCAACGCGATGGTTTACAAGAATTATTAAAAGAAAATGAAATACCTAGCATGGTATATTATGCAAAACCTATGCATAAACAAGGCGCATTTTCTACCTTAAATTACAGAGATACTGAATTTGAAATTTCGAATAGTCTATGTGAAACTGTATTGTCTCTACCCATGCATCCTTATTTAAGAGAAGACGAAGTTACAAACATTTGTAAATTTATAAAAGAATATATTGGTAATATTTCAAGATAA
- a CDS encoding lipopolysaccharide biosynthesis protein, with amino-acid sequence MKKLLIKNFSWSFLGSLIYALTQWFLIIIIAKLGSPTDAGVYSLGLAISAPIIMFINLNLRAIQSTDLSIELGFSTFKFTRILGLILFVLTFLTIIIVANYSFEITIILLLIALNKIIESYSDLYYGLFQYHERLDLVSKSYIYRGIIGTIFFGISYYLFKELKIALVFMFTIWLLVLIIYDVKNGKKFLINTPKIVEKNKMLVLVKLGLPLGLVGLIASLNVNIPRITIERYLTLEDLGYFSVIFYLVLIIGKFMTSVSSAVLPRMANLYQNGNKIAFMKILNIVFCLLTLFSVVLILSSYYFGSEILEIAYGAEYSSFKMLLVYIMIYGLFEYLGFVFEVALNAIKYYKHRLSIEILAMIFMILSSIILIPEAGLKGAAIALIISAVLKFLLLGFLFTKIYSNEQRGV; translated from the coding sequence ATGAAGAAATTATTAATAAAAAACTTTTCATGGAGTTTTTTGGGAAGTCTAATATACGCTTTGACTCAATGGTTTTTAATAATTATTATTGCTAAATTGGGTAGTCCTACAGACGCAGGGGTGTATTCGTTAGGGTTGGCTATTTCTGCACCAATAATTATGTTTATAAATTTAAATCTTAGAGCTATTCAATCTACAGATTTGTCTATAGAATTAGGGTTTTCTACATTTAAGTTTACTAGAATATTGGGTTTAATTTTGTTTGTTTTGACCTTTCTCACTATAATAATTGTAGCTAACTACAGTTTTGAAATCACAATAATATTATTATTAATTGCACTAAATAAAATTATTGAATCGTATTCAGATTTATATTATGGACTATTTCAATACCATGAAAGATTAGACCTAGTTTCTAAATCATATATATATCGTGGAATAATAGGAACAATATTTTTTGGCATTAGTTATTATTTATTCAAAGAGCTTAAAATAGCATTAGTATTCATGTTTACTATTTGGCTACTTGTGTTAATTATATATGATGTAAAAAATGGGAAAAAGTTTTTAATAAATACACCTAAGATAGTCGAAAAAAATAAAATGCTAGTTTTAGTTAAATTAGGTTTGCCTCTTGGATTGGTAGGACTAATTGCCTCGTTAAACGTAAATATACCAAGGATCACTATAGAACGGTATCTGACATTAGAAGATTTAGGCTATTTTTCTGTGATTTTTTACCTGGTTTTAATTATTGGGAAATTTATGACTTCAGTTTCAAGTGCTGTATTACCAAGAATGGCTAATTTGTATCAAAATGGGAATAAAATTGCTTTTATGAAAATTTTGAATATCGTTTTTTGTCTGTTAACTTTATTTTCCGTTGTATTAATATTATCTTCATACTATTTTGGGAGTGAAATTTTAGAAATAGCATATGGAGCTGAGTATTCTTCCTTCAAGATGCTTTTAGTTTACATTATGATTTACGGTTTATTTGAATATTTAGGTTTTGTATTTGAAGTTGCTTTAAATGCTATTAAGTATTATAAACATAGGCTTAGTATAGAAATTTTAGCAATGATCTTTATGATTTTAAGTTCTATTATCTTAATACCAGAAGCAGGATTAAAGGGAGCTGCTATAGCTTTAATAATTTCTGCAGTTTTAAAGTTTTTATTACTTGGCTTTCTTTTTACAAAAATATATTCAAATGAGCAGAGGGGTGTTTAA
- a CDS encoding O-antigen ligase family protein produces the protein MSLLIIFKFNIKKYVYFILVSITLLFLLNYFLFNSREVILFIFGEFFLKSFSLFLIGSFLFTTEYLKKYFYIFSLINLISLSTILVLGYIDPLDYMRFGYALLPTLLTSLYALRDDKNKVFWLIIASISFMIILFYGSRGPLIGFLLFILIIIFTDSKLHILKKTFAVLSIVSGYIYLIIFNGVLKILDYIYEALNIQTYSIIKFKMMFEEGIAVSSSGRDFLFENFIDQIKISPIWGNGIGITQELWEVSAHNLFLQILIEFGVIGISIFGILSFGILILLIKVRKMDNELFLLLSIIFSASFSRLLVSSDIWLRQELWLFISLLINAYLMTHFNKKSKKIEISKKLLKDTVYDLKRVKKENNHDKTSLY, from the coding sequence ATGAGTTTGCTTATTATTTTTAAATTTAATATCAAAAAATATGTATATTTCATTTTAGTTAGTATAACCTTATTATTTCTACTGAATTATTTTTTATTCAATAGTAGAGAAGTAATACTATTTATATTTGGAGAATTTTTTCTTAAAAGTTTTTCGCTATTTTTAATAGGTAGTTTTTTATTTACAACAGAGTATCTAAAGAAATATTTTTATATTTTTTCTTTAATAAATTTAATTTCACTTTCCACTATACTTGTTCTTGGCTACATTGATCCTCTCGATTACATGCGTTTTGGTTATGCTTTGTTACCCACCCTGTTAACTTCACTCTATGCTTTAAGAGATGATAAAAATAAGGTATTTTGGTTAATTATTGCTTCTATTAGTTTTATGATAATTTTATTTTATGGTAGTAGAGGTCCGCTCATTGGTTTTTTATTATTTATTCTTATAATAATTTTTACTGATTCAAAACTGCATATTCTAAAAAAAACTTTTGCAGTGTTGAGCATAGTCAGTGGATATATCTATTTAATAATTTTTAATGGAGTTTTAAAAATTTTGGATTATATCTATGAAGCTTTAAACATACAGACCTATTCTATAATTAAATTTAAAATGATGTTTGAAGAAGGAATTGCAGTATCAAGTTCAGGAAGGGATTTCCTCTTTGAAAATTTCATTGATCAAATAAAAATAAGTCCTATTTGGGGTAATGGAATTGGTATTACTCAAGAGTTGTGGGAAGTAAGTGCTCATAATCTTTTTTTACAGATATTGATTGAGTTCGGAGTTATAGGGATCAGTATTTTCGGTATTCTAAGCTTTGGGATACTCATTTTGTTAATTAAAGTTAGAAAAATGGACAACGAATTATTTTTACTTCTCTCTATTATTTTTTCAGCATCATTTAGCAGGTTATTAGTGAGTTCAGACATATGGCTTCGACAAGAACTATGGTTATTCATATCTTTACTTATTAATGCATATTTAATGACTCACTTTAATAAAAAAAGTAAAAAAATAGAAATTAGTAAAAAGCTATTAAAAGACACTGTATACGATCTTAAAAGGGTTAAAAAGGAGAACAATCATGATAAAACAAGTTTGTACTAG
- a CDS encoding N-acetyl sugar amidotransferase, which produces MIKQVCTRCVMDNTSDKTINFQNDGTCNYCNYSLMRKDDFYFPNEKGNNKLNEMIRLLKKDGVGKEYDCMMGISGGLDSSYLAYLGAKEWGLRILAVHIDDGFDTLIAKKNITNICNKYNIKLIDESPNSEEYFDLIKSFIKSGVPGIAIPQDNVLQAYLNFYAKKYNIKYFLSGANFSLESILERGDEPPAADGRHLKAIQKQFGEVKLKSLQTISLFERYISQKFISKIVTIKPLDFIEYNRENAINELKENADFNYYGGKHYESVYTKFVQAYYLPKKFNKDKRKSHYSSLIITNQMTREEALIKLKEPLYDEATMESEINFILNKIKMDKKEFMEIMKKPGHFHTEYKTSKLNNFKKQATKFRKILGE; this is translated from the coding sequence ATGATAAAACAAGTTTGTACTAGATGTGTAATGGATAATACTTCGGATAAAACTATAAATTTCCAAAATGATGGAACTTGTAATTACTGTAATTATTCATTGATGAGAAAAGATGATTTTTATTTTCCTAATGAAAAAGGTAATAACAAACTAAATGAAATGATTAGGTTACTAAAAAAAGATGGTGTTGGAAAAGAATATGACTGTATGATGGGCATTTCTGGTGGTCTAGACTCTTCGTATTTGGCTTATTTAGGAGCCAAAGAATGGGGACTTAGAATACTTGCGGTCCATATAGATGATGGTTTTGATACACTGATTGCAAAAAAAAATATTACTAACATATGCAATAAATACAATATTAAGCTTATTGATGAGAGTCCGAATTCAGAGGAATATTTTGATCTTATAAAATCATTTATTAAGTCAGGTGTGCCAGGTATTGCTATACCCCAAGATAACGTGCTTCAAGCTTATTTAAATTTTTATGCTAAAAAGTACAATATTAAATATTTTTTATCAGGAGCAAATTTCTCTTTAGAATCTATACTTGAAAGAGGAGACGAACCACCAGCAGCAGATGGAAGACACCTAAAAGCAATTCAAAAACAATTTGGTGAGGTAAAATTAAAAAGTTTACAAACTATTAGCTTATTTGAACGTTATATTTCTCAAAAGTTTATAAGTAAAATTGTAACTATAAAACCATTAGATTTTATTGAGTATAATAGAGAAAATGCAATAAATGAATTGAAAGAAAATGCTGATTTTAATTACTATGGCGGTAAGCATTATGAGTCAGTTTATACGAAGTTTGTTCAAGCCTATTATTTACCGAAAAAATTTAATAAAGATAAAAGAAAATCTCATTATTCAAGCTTAATTATAACGAACCAAATGACAAGAGAAGAAGCCCTCATAAAATTAAAAGAACCATTGTACGATGAGGCTACAATGGAAAGTGAAATAAATTTTATACTTAATAAAATTAAAATGGATAAAAAAGAGTTTATGGAAATTATGAAAAAACCTGGACACTTTCATACAGAATATAAAACTTCAAAATTGAATAATTTTAAAAAACAGGCTACTAAATTCAGAAAAATATTAGGAGAATAG
- a CDS encoding transposase, whose protein sequence is MISTDATEVIERKWLIKLLYKPLDKVKDISFEQVENSIQQYPLIGTLLDLIWDFKKILKSGKKEILHTWIAETESLELAELKSFLNGMKKDIKAVENACTLPYSNGLAEGSVNKLKTIKRIMYGRNSFALLRNKLLLLEARKFN, encoded by the coding sequence TTGATTTCTACTGATGCCACAGAGGTTATTGAGAGAAAGTGGCTAATAAAGTTACTCTACAAGCCACTTGACAAAGTGAAAGATATTTCTTTTGAACAAGTTGAAAATAGTATTCAGCAGTATCCATTGATCGGTACATTACTCGATCTAATTTGGGATTTCAAAAAGATTCTTAAATCAGGTAAGAAAGAGATCCTCCATACATGGATTGCAGAGACGGAAAGCCTAGAATTAGCTGAATTGAAAAGTTTCCTAAATGGAATGAAAAAAGATATCAAGGCAGTTGAAAATGCCTGTACACTTCCCTATAGTAACGGATTAGCTGAGGGCAGTGTCAATAAGTTGAAAACCATCAAGCGAATCATGTATGGCCGCAATAGTTTCGCTCTTCTACGAAATAAGCTTCTATTACTAGAAGCCCGCAAATTCAACTAA
- the istA gene encoding IS21 family transposase, protein MVKYREILRLHSQGISKRSIASSCRCSRVTINEVLERTEQHGLSWPLPDDLDDTQIQKLMFPEKFISEERNLPDMDYIHKEMAKSGVTLSLLWSEYVYKCRSEGTIPYSYRQFCRAYSGFAMTNKATMRIRRKPGEILEVDWAGDTMRVVDRETGEYHKVSLFVASLSCSSYSYAEGFFSMDSLSWVTAHIHAFEYMGGVARTLVPDNLRTGVDKSSRYDPVINKTYQELAEHYQTVVIPARVSHPKDKPNVERNVGIIATWIIASLRNERFFSLDELNQAVRVKLDEFNARPFQKRKGSRLDAFQEEEKFSLIGLPASRYEMALWKKATVQLDYHICIDEMFYSVPYEYIKHKVEIRLTRTMVEVHYNNFRIASHKRLFGKAGQTSTVHEHMPPKHQQFVTFTPQHFKDWGGSVGPFTEKVIQTVLKDSTNEKQALKLCLGISKLGDVYSLKELEQACEKSLSVSPRVSLNNLKTILKTERELPSKVVKPKIKKLSEQHGFVRGADYFRGK, encoded by the coding sequence ATGGTCAAATATCGTGAGATCCTTCGGCTCCATTCTCAGGGAATCTCTAAGAGAAGTATCGCATCAAGTTGTAGATGTTCACGCGTCACTATCAATGAAGTTCTTGAACGAACTGAGCAACATGGGCTTAGTTGGCCGTTGCCTGACGACCTGGATGATACACAGATCCAAAAGCTGATGTTTCCAGAGAAGTTCATATCTGAAGAAAGGAATTTACCAGATATGGACTATATCCATAAAGAGATGGCAAAGTCTGGCGTGACACTATCTCTGCTTTGGAGTGAGTATGTATACAAATGCCGCAGCGAAGGAACGATTCCGTACAGCTACCGCCAGTTCTGTCGAGCGTATAGTGGATTTGCGATGACTAACAAAGCGACGATGCGCATTCGCAGAAAGCCTGGGGAAATTTTAGAAGTGGATTGGGCGGGTGATACGATGCGGGTTGTCGATAGGGAAACAGGCGAATACCATAAGGTATCGCTATTTGTAGCATCGCTCTCCTGTAGTTCATACTCTTATGCGGAAGGGTTTTTTTCGATGGATTCTTTGAGCTGGGTGACGGCACATATTCATGCGTTCGAGTACATGGGAGGAGTCGCTAGGACACTTGTGCCAGATAATTTACGGACCGGAGTTGACAAGTCCTCTAGATATGACCCGGTCATTAACAAGACCTATCAAGAATTAGCCGAGCACTATCAGACCGTTGTCATCCCTGCACGTGTCAGCCACCCAAAAGACAAACCGAATGTGGAGAGAAACGTAGGAATTATCGCAACCTGGATTATCGCATCTCTAAGAAACGAGCGTTTCTTCTCGCTGGATGAGTTGAATCAAGCAGTAAGGGTAAAGCTCGATGAATTCAATGCAAGACCTTTTCAAAAAAGAAAAGGAAGCCGATTAGATGCTTTTCAAGAGGAAGAAAAGTTTTCACTGATTGGTCTGCCGGCTTCCCGATACGAGATGGCTTTGTGGAAGAAAGCCACTGTACAACTAGATTATCACATCTGTATCGATGAGATGTTCTATTCTGTCCCTTATGAATATATCAAACATAAAGTCGAAATACGTCTCACTCGAACGATGGTGGAGGTCCATTACAACAATTTCCGGATCGCCAGTCACAAAAGATTATTCGGTAAAGCTGGCCAAACCTCGACTGTGCATGAACATATGCCACCTAAACATCAGCAGTTCGTGACCTTCACACCGCAGCACTTTAAAGACTGGGGAGGGTCCGTCGGACCATTTACAGAGAAGGTCATCCAGACGGTATTGAAAGATTCCACAAACGAGAAACAGGCATTGAAACTCTGTCTGGGAATCTCAAAATTAGGCGATGTTTATAGCTTAAAGGAGCTTGAACAAGCTTGTGAAAAATCCTTGTCTGTCTCTCCACGGGTGAGTCTCAACAATCTGAAAACAATTTTAAAGACTGAGAGAGAGCTGCCTAGCAAAGTTGTAAAACCAAAAATTAAAAAACTATCAGAGCAGCACGGTTTTGTCCGTGGCGCTGATTATTTCAGGGGGAAATAA
- the istB gene encoding IS21-like element helper ATPase IstB, which produces MTVESTLQKLNELKLYSMEKMYMDQMSDPAFKDLSFDDRLSLMIDGEWLRRQNSRLHRLMTNAQFKMSQACVEDLLYYDDRKLDKAFITKLSTCNFVGENQNVIIKGASGNGKSYLACALGVSACRNNYSVRYVRLPELLDELAVARLNGTFQKTMKIYRKIKLLILDEWLLVSLDEMQARDLLEIVESRHMTSSTIFCSQFDTAGWYEQIGESTLADAIIDRIIHSSHNILVDGKISMRERLGLHS; this is translated from the coding sequence TTGACAGTGGAATCTACTTTACAGAAACTCAATGAACTCAAGCTCTACTCGATGGAAAAGATGTATATGGATCAGATGAGCGATCCTGCTTTCAAAGACCTGTCTTTTGACGATCGTCTATCGTTGATGATCGACGGAGAGTGGCTAAGACGGCAGAATTCTCGACTCCATCGGCTGATGACAAATGCGCAGTTCAAAATGAGCCAGGCCTGCGTGGAAGATTTACTCTATTACGATGATAGAAAGCTTGATAAAGCATTTATCACAAAACTATCAACTTGTAACTTTGTGGGTGAAAACCAGAACGTCATCATTAAAGGCGCTTCTGGTAATGGGAAATCGTATCTTGCCTGCGCCCTAGGCGTCAGTGCATGTCGAAATAATTATAGCGTCCGATATGTACGACTTCCCGAACTATTGGATGAGTTGGCTGTAGCTAGGTTAAATGGTACCTTTCAGAAGACGATGAAAATCTACCGGAAAATCAAACTGTTGATCTTGGACGAATGGCTTCTCGTATCTTTAGATGAAATGCAAGCCCGCGACCTCTTAGAGATCGTCGAGAGCCGTCATATGACGAGTTCCACCATATTCTGTTCGCAATTCGATACCGCTGGCTGGTATGAACAGATCGGAGAGTCCACTCTAGCAGATGCGATCATCGATCGAATTATCCATAGTTCGCATAATATTTTAGTCGATGGCAAGATTTCGATGCGTGAACGATTAGGTCTCCATTCCTGA
- a CDS encoding type II toxin-antitoxin system death-on-curing family toxin, protein MSPFFLTAEMAILINHKVILEHSADEQTGVKDHTLLDSALKRPQQSLFGEDASPSIYGKAAALLESLAQNHAFHNANKRTALMCTAVFFRYNGYHMRFSSPQVEEDFIVDVVNHRYSLDEIAALLEQNTFIP, encoded by the coding sequence ATGAGTCCTTTTTTTCTTACTGCTGAAATGGCGATTCTCATTAATCATAAAGTCATATTGGAACATTCCGCAGATGAACAAACAGGCGTGAAAGATCATACTTTACTGGATTCAGCGTTAAAAAGACCGCAACAATCGTTGTTTGGCGAAGACGCTTCCCCTTCCATTTATGGGAAAGCGGCTGCTTTGCTGGAATCACTCGCTCAAAATCACGCGTTTCATAATGCCAATAAACGAACCGCACTTATGTGCACTGCCGTTTTTTTTCGATACAATGGCTACCACATGCGGTTTTCGTCTCCTCAAGTAGAAGAAGATTTCATAGTAGATGTGGTGAACCATCGATATTCTCTGGATGAGATTGCTGCACTATTAGAACAGAATACCTTCATCCCATAA
- a CDS encoding AbrB/MazE/SpoVT family DNA-binding domain-containing protein, protein MTVTERRITQIGNSLGLTLPHETLKALNVKKGDEVQIKLVGNQVIIKKVPQMIELPDGIPNDFFTLLEEEMEAHHKALKGLVDR, encoded by the coding sequence ATGACTGTTACAGAAAGACGTATCACACAAATCGGCAACTCACTGGGTCTGACGCTTCCGCATGAAACATTAAAGGCTTTGAACGTAAAAAAAGGTGATGAAGTACAGATCAAATTGGTTGGCAATCAGGTGATTATTAAAAAGGTTCCTCAAATGATTGAGTTGCCGGATGGCATCCCCAACGATTTTTTCACTTTGCTTGAAGAAGAGATGGAAGCTCATCACAAAGCATTGAAAGGACTCGTTGATCGATGA
- a CDS encoding transposase, whose amino-acid sequence MTRKREFNPHSYYHVIMRGNNRQPIFKTKEDMFELKRAFQHIYVDYPFKILAYCFMTNHYHILIKAEHDPLYKIMGLVNRRYSMSYAKRYRHIGRIYQKRYFAKEVDSRLGLLTVSSYIHRNPIQTKKPMVERLEMYPYSSFPLYWDESLPAPAFLDRELLKGLLPEPFEKNNTAYCMYCLTYAQNAEEDPHVEDMEPPVM is encoded by the coding sequence ATGACACGAAAACGAGAATTTAATCCTCATTCTTATTACCACGTCATCATGCGCGGCAATAACCGGCAACCGATTTTTAAAACGAAGGAAGACATGTTCGAACTGAAACGCGCCTTTCAGCACATTTATGTAGATTACCCGTTTAAGATTCTGGCTTATTGTTTTATGACGAATCATTATCACATTTTGATCAAAGCCGAGCATGATCCTCTCTATAAAATCATGGGTCTGGTCAATCGCCGGTATTCCATGTCCTATGCCAAGCGTTATCGCCACATTGGACGCATTTACCAAAAGCGCTATTTTGCGAAAGAAGTCGATTCGCGTCTTGGCCTTCTCACGGTCAGTAGTTATATCCACCGCAATCCGATTCAAACCAAAAAGCCGATGGTGGAGCGATTGGAGATGTATCCATATAGTTCGTTTCCATTGTATTGGGACGAGTCGCTTCCGGCTCCGGCTTTTTTAGACCGTGAGCTGTTGAAGGGATTGCTGCCGGAGCCGTTCGAGAAAAACAATACAGCCTATTGTATGTACTGCCTGACTTATGCGCAGAACGCAGAAGAAGATCCGCATGTGGAGGATATGGAGCCGCCGGTGATGTAG